In the Posidoniimonas corsicana genome, one interval contains:
- a CDS encoding MBL fold metallo-hydrolase — MKLVLLGSGGYFPNRRRHTACLMIPEIGVVLDAGTAAYQIQDHLQTESLDLFLTHAHLDHVFGLTCLLNLYNGDGAQHIRVHGQAEKLEVIRRCLFNELLFPVAPPFRSVPLASHFDLPEGGRLTWFPLEHPGGSVGYRLDWPGANRPGHSLAYVTDTTARPDAPYLKHIQGVDLLVHEAYFNDDQHEMAELTGHSCVTAVAQNAAAAGAKRLVMVHMNPMCEADEPLDLTKAESIFPGLVVAEDGMTLEF, encoded by the coding sequence ATGAAGCTTGTTCTCCTCGGTTCGGGCGGTTACTTCCCGAACCGCCGCCGCCACACCGCCTGCCTGATGATACCCGAGATCGGCGTGGTGCTCGATGCCGGCACCGCCGCCTACCAGATCCAGGACCACCTGCAGACCGAGTCGCTCGATCTGTTCCTCACGCACGCGCACCTGGACCACGTGTTCGGGCTCACCTGCCTGCTGAACCTGTACAACGGCGACGGCGCCCAGCACATCCGCGTGCACGGCCAGGCAGAGAAGCTGGAGGTGATCCGGCGGTGCCTGTTCAACGAGCTGCTGTTCCCGGTCGCGCCGCCGTTCCGCTCCGTGCCGCTCGCCAGCCACTTCGACCTGCCCGAGGGCGGCCGGCTGACGTGGTTCCCGCTGGAGCACCCCGGCGGCTCGGTCGGCTACCGTCTGGACTGGCCTGGCGCCAACAGGCCGGGCCACAGCCTGGCCTACGTCACCGACACCACCGCGCGGCCCGACGCGCCGTACCTCAAGCACATCCAGGGCGTGGACCTGCTGGTGCACGAGGCCTACTTCAACGACGACCAGCACGAGATGGCCGAGCTGACCGGCCACAGCTGCGTGACCGCGGTCGCGCAGAACGCCGCCGCGGCGGGCGCCAAACGGCTGGTCATGGTGCACATGAACCCGATGTGCGAAGCCGACGAGCCGCTCGACCTGACCAAAGCCGAGTCGATCTTCCCGGGGCTGGTGGTTGCTGAGGATGGGATGACGTTGGAGTTCTGA
- a CDS encoding nuclear transport factor 2 family protein: MTELETWVEKQKIYELCARYTLTLDRHDIDAWAECFTADGVFGFGDHGLRGRQKIAAYGRVHQQLGSRHLNTSLLFEIDPGGESATGSSTTVATFATRQGYRVAFLGRYEDEVRKVDGAWLFARRWVVADQLPDDPSFDLLGADPALAPLVQRLVDAYRELGEPM; this comes from the coding sequence ATGACCGAGCTGGAGACCTGGGTCGAGAAGCAGAAGATCTACGAGCTGTGCGCCCGCTACACGCTGACGCTCGACCGTCACGACATCGACGCGTGGGCCGAGTGCTTCACCGCCGACGGCGTGTTCGGGTTCGGCGACCACGGGCTGCGGGGCCGGCAGAAGATCGCCGCCTACGGGCGGGTCCACCAGCAGCTAGGGTCGCGGCACCTGAACACGTCGCTGCTCTTCGAGATCGACCCGGGCGGCGAGTCCGCCACGGGCAGCTCGACTACGGTCGCCACGTTCGCGACGCGGCAGGGCTACCGGGTTGCGTTCCTTGGCCGCTACGAGGACGAGGTCCGCAAGGTCGACGGCGCGTGGCTGTTCGCGCGGCGGTGGGTCGTCGCCGATCAACTGCCGGACGACCCCTCGTTCGACCTGCTCGGCGCCGACCCGGCGCTAGCGCCGCTGGTGCAGCGGCTGGTGGACGCGTATCGGGAACTAGGTGAGCCGATGTAG
- a CDS encoding nuclear transport factor 2 family protein, producing the protein MTEFTDAQQQLIDVWEEHTAAEFERKDADAAVETMTDDAVLIHVPVSTGARGKEAVRRFYRDIFIPQSPPDFRLELITRSVGQGRGIDEFIVHFTHTVRMDWFAPGIEPTGRSLSMPHVGIIGFNGTKMCSEHIYWDQAAALAQLGILDQTLPLLGPAQCDPLVNENAPFNQLIQRLTA; encoded by the coding sequence ATGACCGAGTTCACAGACGCCCAGCAGCAGCTCATCGACGTCTGGGAAGAGCACACGGCCGCCGAGTTCGAGCGGAAGGACGCGGACGCCGCCGTCGAGACCATGACCGATGACGCCGTGCTGATCCACGTCCCCGTCAGCACCGGCGCCCGGGGGAAAGAAGCCGTGCGCCGGTTCTACCGCGACATCTTCATCCCGCAGTCGCCGCCGGACTTTCGGCTCGAGTTGATCACGCGCAGCGTGGGGCAGGGCCGGGGCATCGACGAGTTCATCGTGCACTTTACCCACACGGTCCGCATGGACTGGTTTGCGCCGGGGATTGAGCCGACCGGCCGCAGCCTGTCGATGCCGCACGTTGGGATCATCGGATTCAACGGGACCAAAATGTGTTCAGAGCACATCTACTGGGATCAGGCCGCCGCGCTGGCCCAGCTGGGGATTCTCGACCAGACGCTCCCGCTGCTCGGCCCCGCGCAGTGCGACCCGCTAGTCAACGAAAACGCCCCGTTCAATCAGCTCATCCAGCGGCTAACTGCCTGA
- a CDS encoding flavin-containing monooxygenase: protein MQQPTIQQQLNAAAAAAVRSVGVIGAGSSGLAVAKNLKQAGLPFECLEREDQLGGNWCFGKPHSSIYQSTHLISSKQLTEYTDFPMPEEYPEYPGHRQVLAYLQDYCRRFGLDEHIRYNSGVRSVERHADHGWRVTTESGETRCYSHLVIANGHNWDPRLPQLPGEFHGTVLHSSDYKTPDQLRDRRVLVVGGGNSGCDIAVESSRTAPSTCLSLRRGYHILPKFFHGTPIDVCGERGLWMRMPLWMRRLYAKGVLFLTQGSAQAVGFPKPDHKLFECHPVINSTVVDAARHGDLRVVPDVVELLPGGARFSDGSTGDFDLIVFATGFKISLPFIDRAELNWRDGAPRLYLNVFHPQRDDLFVAGLIQPDSGQFGLVDCQAKCIAAYLKGLHQGRASAAELQRVKQTETPNLSGGVRYVDSPRHAVEVEHHSYRRRLEKLYRRLSRP, encoded by the coding sequence GTGCAGCAACCCACGATACAGCAACAGCTTAACGCGGCCGCCGCGGCGGCCGTTCGGTCGGTCGGCGTGATCGGCGCCGGCAGCTCGGGCCTGGCGGTCGCCAAGAACCTGAAGCAGGCGGGGCTGCCGTTCGAGTGCCTGGAACGCGAGGACCAGCTCGGCGGCAACTGGTGCTTCGGCAAGCCCCACAGCAGCATCTACCAGTCGACGCACCTGATCTCGTCGAAGCAGCTCACCGAGTACACCGACTTCCCGATGCCCGAGGAGTACCCCGAGTACCCGGGCCACCGCCAGGTGCTGGCCTACCTGCAGGACTACTGCCGGCGGTTCGGGCTCGACGAGCACATCCGCTACAACTCTGGCGTGCGCAGCGTCGAGCGCCATGCCGACCACGGCTGGCGCGTGACGACCGAGAGCGGCGAGACGCGCTGCTACAGCCACCTGGTGATCGCCAACGGCCACAACTGGGACCCGCGGCTGCCGCAGCTGCCGGGCGAGTTCCACGGCACGGTGCTGCACTCCAGCGACTACAAGACGCCCGACCAGCTTCGCGACCGCCGCGTGCTGGTGGTGGGGGGCGGCAACTCGGGCTGCGACATCGCGGTGGAGAGCTCGCGCACAGCGCCCTCCACCTGCCTCAGCTTGCGGCGCGGCTACCACATCCTGCCGAAGTTCTTCCACGGCACGCCGATCGACGTCTGCGGCGAACGCGGCCTGTGGATGCGGATGCCGCTCTGGATGCGGCGGCTGTACGCCAAGGGCGTGTTGTTCCTCACGCAAGGCAGCGCGCAGGCGGTCGGCTTCCCCAAGCCGGACCACAAGCTGTTCGAGTGCCACCCGGTGATCAACTCGACGGTCGTCGACGCCGCGCGGCACGGCGACCTGCGGGTCGTGCCGGACGTGGTCGAGCTGCTGCCCGGCGGCGCGCGGTTCTCCGACGGCTCGACCGGCGACTTCGACCTGATCGTGTTCGCCACCGGGTTCAAGATCTCGCTGCCGTTCATCGACCGCGCCGAGCTCAACTGGCGGGACGGCGCGCCGCGGCTGTACCTCAACGTGTTCCACCCCCAGCGGGACGACCTGTTTGTCGCCGGGCTGATCCAGCCCGACAGCGGGCAGTTCGGCCTGGTCGACTGCCAGGCGAAGTGCATCGCCGCGTACCTCAAGGGCCTGCACCAGGGCCGCGCGTCGGCAGCCGAGCTGCAGCGCGTCAAGCAGACCGAAACGCCGAACCTGTCGGGCGGCGTGCGGTACGTCGACTCCCCCCGCCACGCGGTCGAGGTGGAGCACCACAGCTACCGCCGGCGACTGGAGAAGCTGTACCGCCGGTTGTCGCGGCCCTGA
- a CDS encoding helix-turn-helix domain-containing protein, translating into MSHLANSPLGSTALVAHNVRRLMAKHGLTYEDVVEASGLDSRTIRGIVRGVKQPHAKTVRRLAESLGVASEELFAAPTGMTAEAFDLATNPLVAEQAAARPDLFEDWTPSDYAELASRFGVGGALTAEGVLREAQRLNENRDLIDRARLVLESDQADVLAALINVLHQRVTSIDRQVCNIEPIKKRR; encoded by the coding sequence TTGAGCCATCTTGCCAACTCTCCGCTCGGTTCCACGGCCCTGGTCGCCCACAACGTGCGGCGGCTGATGGCCAAGCACGGGCTGACCTACGAGGACGTGGTCGAGGCGTCGGGCCTGGACTCGCGGACTATCCGCGGCATCGTGCGGGGCGTCAAGCAGCCGCACGCCAAGACCGTGCGGCGGCTGGCCGAGTCGCTCGGCGTCGCGTCCGAGGAGCTGTTCGCCGCGCCCACCGGCATGACCGCCGAGGCGTTCGACCTGGCGACCAACCCGCTGGTGGCCGAGCAGGCCGCCGCCCGCCCCGACCTGTTCGAAGACTGGACGCCGTCCGACTACGCGGAGCTGGCCAGCCGGTTCGGCGTCGGCGGCGCGCTGACCGCCGAGGGCGTGCTCCGCGAGGCCCAGCGGCTCAACGAGAACCGCGACCTGATCGACCGCGCCCGGCTGGTGCTCGAGTCCGACCAGGCGGACGTGCTGGCCGCGCTGATCAACGTGCTGCACCAGCGCGTGACCAGCATCGACCGCCAGGTCTGCAACATCGAGCCCATCAAGAAACGCCGCTGA
- a CDS encoding phage major capsid protein — protein sequence MLNYRELKRRYELDGARQTVEHLTTALEERQLRPEDFSLRDLAEALVPDGREWVRLLDPRADGVSLQEAGDGVDVTAFQNVAGQVVRSKVLEAYQQEAFVVSKLVDSIPTRLDGEKIPGVNRVAETIDEVEPGMPYPSLGFGEDYIETPSTSKRGFIVPVTKEAVFFDRTNLVLARAAEVGEILGLNKEKRLLDLLIGVTNNYKHNGVAHDTYQSSSEWKNVLAGNALEDWKNVDKAEQLFADMLDPATGEPVLLRATHVVVMPAARHAAHRVFNGSSIAYTDAASQTTTTAANPLGNYTVKESRLAYRRVIAAGETAEDAQKWWFLGDLRRAFAYMENWPITVTQAPIGSEADFTNDIVLRFKASERGAAAVLNPRYVVKCTG from the coding sequence ATGCTGAACTACCGCGAACTCAAACGACGCTACGAACTCGACGGCGCGCGGCAGACCGTCGAGCACCTGACCACCGCGCTCGAGGAGCGGCAGCTCCGCCCGGAGGACTTCAGCCTGCGGGACCTGGCCGAGGCGCTCGTGCCCGACGGGCGGGAGTGGGTGCGGCTGCTCGACCCGCGGGCCGACGGCGTCAGCCTGCAGGAGGCCGGCGACGGCGTCGACGTAACCGCGTTCCAGAACGTGGCCGGGCAGGTCGTGCGGTCGAAGGTGCTGGAGGCCTATCAGCAGGAGGCGTTTGTCGTCTCGAAGCTGGTCGACAGCATCCCCACGCGGCTCGACGGCGAGAAGATCCCCGGCGTGAACCGCGTCGCGGAAACGATCGACGAGGTCGAACCGGGCATGCCGTACCCCAGCCTCGGCTTCGGCGAGGACTACATCGAAACGCCGTCGACCTCCAAGCGGGGCTTCATCGTGCCGGTAACCAAGGAGGCCGTGTTCTTCGACCGCACCAACCTGGTGCTCGCCCGGGCGGCCGAGGTGGGCGAGATCCTGGGCCTGAACAAGGAGAAACGGCTGCTGGATCTGCTGATCGGCGTGACCAACAACTACAAGCACAACGGCGTCGCTCATGACACGTACCAGTCGTCGAGTGAGTGGAAGAACGTGCTGGCGGGCAACGCGCTCGAGGATTGGAAGAACGTCGACAAGGCGGAGCAGCTGTTCGCCGACATGCTCGACCCGGCCACGGGCGAGCCGGTGCTGCTGCGGGCCACGCACGTGGTGGTGATGCCGGCCGCGCGGCACGCGGCGCACCGCGTGTTCAACGGGTCGTCGATCGCGTACACGGACGCCGCCAGCCAGACCACCACCACCGCCGCCAACCCGCTGGGCAACTACACGGTGAAGGAGAGCCGGCTGGCGTACCGCCGCGTGATCGCCGCGGGCGAGACCGCCGAGGACGCGCAGAAGTGGTGGTTCCTGGGCGACCTGCGCCGCGCGTTCGCCTACATGGAGAACTGGCCGATCACCGTCACGCAGGCGCCGATCGGCAGCGAGGCCGACTTCACCAACGACATCGTGCTCCGCTTCAAGGCGAGCGAACGGGGCGCCGCGGCGGTGCTGAACCCGCGGTACGTGGTGAAGTGTACCGGGTAG
- a CDS encoding phage portal protein: MSQVFPDVEPTINRLRQRLSEACDSLWDDFVDPRDAYAGDGGEWWLPLAAAGRSRADGPLDELGLSRLREECRRLAIGNEFAINGHENRVNYLVGAGHVYLATPRKGTHASDELAGRVQAVIDEFRHQNRWQSRQQEIVRRLDRDGEAFLRFFTAGGQTHVRFIEPDQVAAPERAARDPRARFGVVTDPADVERVQGYYVDGRFVQANQVQHRKANVDANVRRGLPLFAAVRSNLRRAERLLRNMSVVAEVQSAIALIRRHRTGTRAGVERFADETAAQTTVDSQGRTQRVTQYGPGAILDAPAGLEYEFPATGIDASRFVAVLQAELRAIAARLVMPEFMFTSDASNASYASTMVAEGPAVRMFQRLQATLVQDDCEVMWRVIDNAAQAGRLPRNVRELIEVQVTPPSLEVRDPLKEANVNKIAHAVGVLSPQTWSRRLGLDYDQEQMNLAMHAKRG; this comes from the coding sequence ATGTCCCAAGTTTTCCCCGATGTCGAACCCACCATCAACAGGCTTCGCCAGCGCCTCAGCGAGGCGTGCGACAGCCTGTGGGACGACTTTGTCGACCCCCGCGACGCCTACGCCGGCGACGGTGGGGAGTGGTGGCTGCCGCTCGCGGCTGCCGGCCGGTCGCGGGCCGATGGCCCGCTCGACGAGTTGGGGCTGTCGCGGCTGCGGGAGGAGTGCCGGCGGCTGGCGATCGGCAACGAGTTCGCCATCAACGGCCACGAGAACCGCGTGAACTACCTGGTCGGCGCCGGGCACGTGTACCTCGCCACGCCACGCAAGGGGACGCACGCGTCGGACGAGCTCGCCGGGCGGGTGCAGGCGGTGATCGACGAGTTCCGCCACCAGAACCGCTGGCAGAGCCGCCAGCAGGAGATCGTCCGCCGCCTGGACCGCGACGGCGAGGCCTTCCTGCGGTTCTTCACCGCCGGCGGCCAGACGCACGTGCGCTTTATCGAGCCTGACCAGGTCGCAGCGCCGGAGCGGGCCGCCCGCGACCCGCGGGCGCGGTTCGGCGTGGTGACCGACCCAGCCGACGTCGAGCGGGTGCAGGGCTACTACGTCGACGGCCGCTTTGTGCAGGCCAACCAGGTGCAGCACCGCAAGGCGAACGTGGACGCCAACGTGCGGCGTGGCCTGCCGCTGTTCGCCGCGGTGCGGAGCAACCTCCGCCGCGCGGAGCGGCTGCTCAGGAACATGAGCGTCGTGGCCGAGGTGCAGTCCGCCATCGCGCTGATCCGCCGGCACCGCACCGGAACGCGGGCGGGCGTCGAGCGTTTCGCCGATGAGACCGCCGCCCAAACCACCGTCGACTCCCAGGGCCGCACCCAGCGGGTCACGCAGTACGGCCCGGGCGCCATCCTCGACGCGCCGGCCGGGCTGGAGTACGAGTTCCCCGCCACCGGCATCGACGCGTCCCGCTTCGTGGCGGTGTTGCAGGCGGAGCTACGGGCGATCGCCGCGCGGCTGGTGATGCCGGAGTTCATGTTCACGAGCGACGCCTCCAACGCCAGCTACGCGTCGACCATGGTGGCCGAGGGCCCCGCGGTGCGGATGTTCCAGCGGCTGCAAGCGACCCTGGTGCAGGACGACTGTGAGGTGATGTGGCGGGTGATCGACAACGCCGCCCAAGCAGGCCGGCTGCCGCGCAACGTGCGGGAGCTGATCGAGGTGCAGGTCACGCCGCCGTCGCTCGAGGTGCGCGACCCGCTCAAGGAAGCCAACGTCAATAAGATCGCCCACGCGGTCGGCGTGCTCTCCCCCCAAACCTGGAGCCGCCGCCTCGGCCTGGACTATGACCAAGAGCAGATGAACCTGGCGATGCACGCGAAGCGCGGGTAG
- a CDS encoding phage terminase large subunit family protein, whose product MTMHGSSILPADWSTERVARALHEVSRAISVSDAAEEKEPEDLIAWGRSYLPRHFSKPPSAMHRWLGQQVDAMRHTRGVKVNLIGPRGGAKSTVGTLAAVLRAAVTGGERYIWILSATESQAKNHLHNLKQELADNPRLRAAYPAAARTPRWWRASSIRLSNDVVIEAFGAGQRLRGRRMGAARPSLIVCDDIENDQHIDSARLRESSRQWFFGTLLKAGDARTNVLNLATALHRDALAPRLHTSPGWASRVFAAVQAWPTNQPLWDEWRRLYCLPVDDAPQQAEAFYRERQAEMDHGARVLWPEEEDLLTLMRQRVEGGETAFEREKQGRPIDPERCEWPADYFGPHAWFDEWPAGLRLRVLSLDPSKGADARHGDYSAYVLLGVGEGGVLHIDADLQRRPTAQMVADGAAHLQAFRPQAFGVESNQWQQLLAAEFQTELRRRGQLGRSIAEIHNHTSKAMRIRRLGPYLSQRRLRFRRNSPGARLLIEQLQDFPLATHDDGPDALEMAVRLAEEVWRGG is encoded by the coding sequence ATGACCATGCACGGATCGAGCATCCTTCCGGCCGATTGGTCGACCGAGCGGGTCGCCCGGGCGCTGCACGAGGTATCGCGCGCGATCTCGGTGTCCGACGCGGCCGAGGAGAAAGAGCCCGAGGACTTGATTGCCTGGGGTCGGAGCTACCTGCCGCGGCACTTCAGCAAGCCGCCGTCGGCCATGCACCGCTGGCTAGGCCAGCAGGTCGACGCGATGCGCCACACGCGGGGCGTGAAGGTCAACCTGATCGGCCCCCGCGGTGGCGCCAAGAGCACCGTGGGCACGCTGGCCGCCGTGCTGCGGGCCGCGGTCACCGGCGGCGAACGGTACATCTGGATCCTGTCCGCCACCGAAAGCCAGGCCAAGAACCACCTGCACAACCTCAAGCAAGAGTTGGCCGACAACCCGCGGCTGCGGGCGGCCTACCCGGCGGCCGCACGGACGCCGCGGTGGTGGCGGGCGTCGTCCATCCGGCTGAGCAACGATGTTGTGATCGAGGCGTTCGGCGCCGGTCAGCGGCTCCGCGGACGCAGGATGGGCGCCGCGCGTCCGAGCCTGATCGTTTGCGACGACATCGAGAACGACCAGCACATCGACTCCGCCCGGCTCCGCGAGAGCAGCCGCCAGTGGTTCTTCGGCACGCTGCTCAAGGCGGGCGACGCGCGGACCAACGTGCTCAACTTGGCCACGGCGCTGCACCGCGACGCGCTCGCCCCGCGGCTGCACACCTCGCCCGGCTGGGCTTCGCGGGTGTTCGCTGCGGTTCAGGCGTGGCCGACCAACCAGCCGCTGTGGGACGAGTGGCGCCGACTGTACTGCCTGCCGGTCGACGACGCACCGCAACAGGCCGAGGCGTTCTACCGCGAGCGCCAAGCCGAGATGGACCACGGCGCCCGCGTGCTGTGGCCCGAGGAGGAAGACCTGCTGACGCTGATGCGGCAGCGCGTCGAGGGCGGCGAGACCGCGTTCGAGCGCGAGAAGCAGGGCCGGCCGATCGACCCCGAGCGGTGCGAGTGGCCCGCCGACTACTTCGGCCCGCACGCCTGGTTCGACGAGTGGCCCGCCGGCCTGCGGCTGCGCGTGTTGTCGCTCGACCCGAGCAAGGGCGCCGACGCGCGGCACGGCGACTACTCCGCCTACGTGCTGCTGGGTGTGGGGGAGGGCGGGGTGCTGCACATCGACGCCGACCTCCAGCGCCGCCCCACCGCGCAGATGGTGGCCGACGGCGCCGCGCACCTCCAGGCGTTCCGCCCGCAGGCGTTCGGCGTCGAGTCGAACCAGTGGCAGCAGCTCTTGGCGGCCGAGTTCCAGACCGAGCTGCGCCGCCGCGGCCAGTTGGGCCGCTCGATCGCCGAGATCCACAACCACACCAGCAAGGCGATGCGGATCCGCCGGCTGGGGCCGTACCTGTCGCAACGCCGGCTCCGCTTCCGCCGCAACTCCCCCGGCGCTCGGTTGCTGATCGAGCAGCTGCAGGACTTCCCGCTCGCCACGCACGACGACGGCCCCGACGCATTAGAGATGGCGGTGCGCCTAGCGGAGGAAGTTTGGCGGGGTGGGTAG
- a CDS encoding GNAT family N-acetyltransferase: MADRRLARGCLRRPAIRLEIHRCRLEAWRLFARHHYLTGSLAPQARCYLATWDGAPVAFCATLPVIGQKGRRRFTRIVTLPDYQGIGIGSRVVEAVAQLHREEGFRISVTTSHPALIGHCQRSTRWRTSGVKRNRQRTPKTHLHPNYRDCSGRMVVSFEYTGPVAGAAA; encoded by the coding sequence ATGGCCGACCGGCGGTTGGCAAGGGGGTGTCTTCGACGACCAGCCATCCGACTGGAGATCCATCGCTGCCGGCTGGAGGCGTGGCGGCTGTTTGCGCGCCATCACTATCTGACCGGCTCGCTGGCGCCGCAGGCCCGCTGCTACCTGGCGACCTGGGACGGCGCGCCCGTGGCGTTCTGTGCGACGCTGCCGGTGATTGGGCAGAAGGGCCGGCGGCGGTTCACTCGCATTGTTACGCTGCCGGACTACCAGGGGATTGGAATCGGCTCGCGCGTGGTCGAGGCGGTGGCGCAGCTGCACCGCGAGGAGGGCTTCCGCATCAGCGTCACCACCAGCCACCCGGCGCTGATCGGCCACTGCCAGCGGTCGACGCGTTGGCGGACGTCAGGAGTGAAGCGGAATCGCCAACGCACCCCCAAGACCCACCTGCACCCCAATTACCGCGACTGCAGTGGCCGGATGGTGGTTTCATTCGAGTACACCGGTCCCGTGGCTGGCGCCGCGGCCTAA
- a CDS encoding ATP-binding cassette domain-containing protein codes for MPRVDTVVECPVHDSFRVQQAAGLFDVPLADRASERFTVDLPDLDEDWRIGLIVGPSGSGKTTVARRAYGDQLFESADWPADRAVVDAFAPLGVRDTVGLLTAVGFSSPPSWIKPYRVLSRGEQFRCDLARALAMAGGNSAGQQPRANSQLVVFDEFTSVVDRNVARVCSAAVAKAIRGGRVNKRFVAVTCHYDVARAG; via the coding sequence ATGCCGCGTGTTGACACTGTAGTCGAGTGCCCCGTGCACGACTCGTTCCGCGTGCAGCAGGCCGCCGGCCTGTTCGACGTGCCGCTGGCCGACCGGGCGAGCGAGCGGTTTACAGTCGACCTGCCCGACCTCGACGAGGACTGGCGGATCGGCCTGATCGTCGGCCCCTCGGGCAGCGGCAAGACGACCGTCGCAAGGAGGGCGTATGGGGATCAGCTCTTCGAGTCCGCCGACTGGCCCGCCGATCGCGCAGTGGTCGACGCGTTCGCGCCGCTCGGCGTCCGCGACACGGTCGGGCTGCTGACCGCTGTCGGGTTCAGCTCCCCACCATCCTGGATCAAACCGTACAGGGTTCTCTCGCGCGGCGAGCAGTTCCGCTGCGATCTGGCCCGCGCGTTGGCGATGGCGGGAGGCAACTCCGCAGGCCAACAGCCTAGAGCCAACAGCCAACTCGTCGTTTTCGACGAGTTCACCAGCGTCGTCGACCGGAATGTGGCGCGGGTCTGCTCGGCGGCGGTGGCCAAGGCGATCCGCGGTGGGCGGGTCAACAAGCGGTTTGTCGCCGTGACCTGCCACTACGACGTGGCGCGCGCTGGCTGA
- a CDS encoding S1 family peptidase, with protein MTRNYQRQRQRRLALTCLLAACSIAATLAMVAACRGQCPGGQCRPPGGWQSAPAPQPRWRAVPVGPNITAAVCRVRNRLGGGDAIGSGTLVHVEAGRAYVLTCRHLLDDGVGDLSVQFPDEAATPAKVFATDDAHDLAVLATTVPRTRPVRVTEYADSRTLVAIGLGGDGRLRAVRGELAGRSTPQGASYPSLVMHGAVRPGDSGGPVLNERGLVVGVVWGARGQTTYATAGPPLTKLLEKLPRDEPASTVPPVASEPHIAAKPASSPKCDCQCECSGDCVQRSELDRYATLSDLDELNRRSPGGSTPASSEQGEWIAGALGTLAAALGVGGPLGVAVFAAQLLLRRRISHRRGPGGPRAGGFQPEAGDRSAALRVEPAAEPARGRRYPSTAPERAA; from the coding sequence GTGACGCGCAACTACCAACGACAACGGCAGCGGCGGCTCGCGCTGACCTGCCTGCTGGCGGCCTGCTCAATCGCGGCCACGCTGGCGATGGTCGCCGCCTGCCGCGGCCAGTGCCCGGGTGGCCAGTGCCGGCCACCGGGCGGTTGGCAGTCCGCGCCAGCGCCGCAGCCGCGGTGGCGGGCTGTGCCGGTCGGCCCCAACATCACCGCTGCTGTGTGCCGCGTGCGGAACCGATTGGGCGGCGGCGACGCGATTGGCAGCGGCACGCTGGTGCACGTCGAGGCCGGCAGGGCGTACGTGCTGACCTGCCGGCACCTGCTGGACGACGGCGTCGGCGACCTCTCGGTCCAGTTCCCCGACGAAGCGGCGACGCCGGCCAAGGTGTTCGCCACCGACGACGCGCACGACCTGGCGGTGCTCGCCACAACGGTCCCGCGGACGCGTCCCGTCAGGGTGACCGAGTACGCCGACAGCCGTACGCTGGTCGCGATCGGCCTGGGCGGCGACGGCCGGCTCCGCGCGGTGCGGGGCGAGCTCGCCGGCCGCTCCACGCCGCAGGGCGCCAGCTACCCGAGCCTGGTCATGCACGGCGCGGTCCGCCCCGGCGACAGCGGCGGCCCGGTGCTGAACGAACGCGGCCTGGTGGTCGGCGTCGTGTGGGGCGCCCGCGGGCAGACCACCTACGCCACTGCCGGGCCGCCGCTGACAAAGCTGCTCGAGAAGCTGCCGCGAGACGAACCTGCGTCGACTGTTCCGCCGGTTGCAAGCGAGCCTCACATCGCCGCCAAGCCGGCGTCGAGTCCAAAGTGCGACTGCCAGTGTGAATGCTCGGGCGACTGCGTGCAGCGGAGCGAACTCGACCGCTACGCAACGCTCAGCGATCTGGACGAGCTAAACCGCCGTTCGCCGGGCGGCTCGACGCCGGCGTCCAGCGAACAAGGCGAGTGGATCGCCGGCGCGTTGGGCACGCTGGCGGCGGCGCTAGGCGTGGGAGGTCCGTTGGGCGTGGCGGTGTTCGCCGCGCAGCTGCTGTTGCGTCGCCGCATCTCCCACCGCCGCGGCCCGGGAGGTCCGCGGGCCGGCGGGTTTCAGCCGGAAGCAGGAGACCGATCAGCAGCGCTACGAGTGGAGCCAGCAGCAGAGCCGGCCCGTGGCCGTCGATACCCCTCCACCGCCCCCGAACGTGCTGCGTGA